From one Pedosphaera parvula Ellin514 genomic stretch:
- a CDS encoding DUF4440 domain-containing protein, with amino-acid sequence MTDFSFLFELEKQSHSFEVRSSASKISLLLSPNFFEHGSSGRIWSRNEILERLPTEDGSTKIKSRDYKATPLAADVVLITYISANQEGDAISGEFLRSSIWRKNPTGWQMEFHQGTRKQ; translated from the coding sequence ATGACCGATTTTTCGTTTCTATTTGAATTGGAAAAACAGTCGCACTCTTTCGAAGTGCGTTCCAGCGCTTCGAAAATTTCCCTGCTTCTCAGCCCCAATTTCTTCGAACATGGATCATCGGGAAGGATCTGGTCGAGAAACGAGATTTTGGAGCGACTGCCCACAGAGGACGGGAGCACTAAAATTAAATCACGCGATTATAAAGCCACTCCCCTGGCTGCTGACGTCGTTCTCATAACCTATATTTCCGCCAACCAGGAAGGCGATGCGATTTCCGGGGAGTTTTTGAGAAGCTCCATTTGGCGTAAAAATCCAACTGGCTGGCAAATGGAGTTCCATCAGGGAACCAGGAAACAATAG